The Lycium ferocissimum isolate CSIRO_LF1 chromosome 10, AGI_CSIRO_Lferr_CH_V1, whole genome shotgun sequence genome window below encodes:
- the LOC132034423 gene encoding uncharacterized protein LOC132034423, translated as MPVEMDEAHQATQDAQAATGDDQEAADCDIGSTSRDTQEFTQASSMTYQPTNTQIVLYMTPQTPQYSRDPSLSSLELDDIEGIELDDANDEVDGNDLEDASDACDFSQVTATIQHGEPSIRPKCKNFRKRCATGSHFLDQHGRMKKQRGKSKKTER; from the coding sequence ATGcctgttgaaatggatgaagcGCATCAGGCCACACAAGATGCCCAAGCAGCCACGGGAGATGATCAAGAAGCAGCAGATTGTGATATTGGTTCTACTTCAAGGGATACTCAGGAATTCACTCAGGCATCAAGTATGACATATCAACCAACTAATACTCAGATTGTGCTATACATGACACCACAGACTCCGCAATATTCAAGGGATCCGAGTCTTTCGTCACTTGAGTTGGATGATATAGAAGGTATTGAATTGGATGATGCAAACGATGAAGTGGATGGAAATGATTTGGAGGATGCTAGCGACGCTTGTGATTTTTCGCAAGTGACTGCAACTATTCAACATGGTGAACCATCAATAAGGCCGAAGTGTAAAAATTTTCGTAAACGTTGTGCCACTGGAAGTCACTTTCTTGACCAGCATGGTAGAATGAAAAAGCAGCGTGGTAAAAGCAAAAAAACAGAAAGGTAG